From the Mangifera indica cultivar Alphonso chromosome 10, CATAS_Mindica_2.1, whole genome shotgun sequence genome, one window contains:
- the LOC123227315 gene encoding LRR receptor-like serine/threonine-protein kinase GSO2 isoform X7 — protein sequence MYSHMSTSPHSTNLSCALMEKYQFLSILLAFSVHFLTLPFVHAQVTDIFTDKQALLALKARISHDPSNLLARNWSTSSSVCHWMGITCGARHLRVTGLNISNLGLTATLPPQLGNLSFLASLDIRHNSFYGSLPEEYAQLHRLEYLLLSFNSLSGELPSSIFDNLPNLLLLYLHSNMFKGKIPSTLSRCRSLQKLSLSLNNFTGVIPKEMGNLTQLREIYLAYNKLQGAIPKEIGNLTQVREIYLGYNELQGEIPIELGNLAKLEILSLPNGSLTGAIPKEIGNLTQVKEIYLGYNKLQAEIPIELGNLAKLEILSLLNGNFTGAIPKEIGNLTQLREIYLGYNELQGEIPIELGNLAKLEILSLPNGSLTGAIPKGIGNLTQLREIYLGYNELQGEIPIELGNLAKLEILSLPNGNLTGAIPKEIGNLTQLREIYLGYNKLQGEIPIELGNLAKLEILSLPNGNLTGAIPKEIGNLTQVKEIYLGYNKLQAEIPIELGNLAKLEILSLLNGNFTGAIPKEIGNLTQLKEIYLGYNELQGEIPIELGNLAKLEILSLPNGSLTGAIPKGIGNLTQLIEIYLGYNELQGEIPIELGNLAKLEILSLPNGNLTGAIPKEIGNLTQLREIYLGYNKLQGEIPIELGNLAKLVILSLPNGNLTGAIPKEIGNLTQLREIYLGYNKLQGEIPRELGNLAKLETLSLQNCNLAGEILSVLN from the exons ATGTACTCACACATGTCAACAAGCCCACACTCGACAAATCTAAGTTGTGCTCTCATGGAGAAATATCAATTTCTCAGCATTTTGTTAGCTTTCTCAGTTCATTTTTTGACACTTCCCTTCGTTCATGCACAAGTAACCGACATTTTCACGGACAAACAAGCTCTTCTTGCCCTGAAAGCTCGTATAAGCCATGATCCAAGCAATTTGTTGGCACGCAATTGGTCCACAAGTTCCTCTGTTTGTCACTGGATGGGCATAACTTGTGGTGCTCGTCACCTTCGAGTAACAGGtttgaatatatcaaacttGGGTCTCACTGCCACCCTTCCTCCTCAACTGGGAAATCTATCTTTCCTTGCTAGTCTAGACATCAGACACAACAGCTTTTATGGCTCTCTCCCGGAGGAATACGCTCAGTTACATCGACTGGAATACCTTCTTTTGAGTTTTAATAGCTTATCGGGCGAACTCCCATCTAGTATTTTTGATAATCTTCCCAATTTGCTGTTGCTTTATTTGCATTCTAACATGTTCAAGGGAAAAATTCCATCGACCTTATCAAGATGCAGAAGCTTACAAAAATTATCCTTGTCACTCAATAATTTCACAGGAGTCATTCCGAAAGAAATGGGAAACTTGACCCAACTTAGAGAGATCTATCTTGCATACAACAAACTACAAG GAGCCATTCcgaaagaaattggaaacttgactCAAGTTAGAGAGATCTATCTTGGATACAATGAACTACAGG gagaaattccAATAGAACTTGGCAATCTTGCGAAACTAGAGATATTATCACTGCCAAATGGTAGTTTAACAG GAGCCATTCcgaaagaaattggaaacttgactCAAGTTAAAGAGATCTATCTTGGATACAACAAACTACAAG CAGAAATTCCAATAGAGCTTGGCAATCTTGCGAAACTGGAGATATTATCACTGCTAAATGGTAACTTCACAG GAGCCATTCcgaaagaaattggaaacttgactCAACTTAGAGAGATCTATCTTGGATACAATGAACTACAAG gagaaattccAATAGAACTTGGCAATCTTGCGAAACTGGAGATATTATCACTGCCAAATGGTAGTTTAACAG GAGCCATTCCGAAAGGAATTGGAAACTTGACTCAACTTAGAGAGATCTATCTTGGATACAACGAACTACAAG gagaaattccAATAGAGCTTGGCAATCTTGCGAAACTGGAGATATTATCACTGCCAAATGGTAACTTAACAG GAGCCATTCcgaaagaaattggaaacttgactCAACTTAGAGAGATCTATCTTGGATACAACAAACTACAAG gagaaattccAATAGAGCTTGGAAATCTTGCGAAACTGGAGATATTATCACTGCCAAATGGTAACTTAACAG GAGCCATTCcgaaagaaattggaaacttgactCAAGTTAAAGAGATCTATCTTGGATACAACAAACTACAAG CAGAAATTCCAATAGAGCTTGGCAATCTTGCGAAACTGGAGATATTATCACTGCTAAATGGTAACTTCACAG GAGCCATTCcgaaagaaattggaaacttgactCAACTTAAAGAGATCTATCTTGGATACAATGAACTACAAG gagaaattccAATAGAACTTGGCAATCTTGCGAAACTGGAGATATTATCACTGCCAAATGGTAGTTTAACAG GGGCCATTCCGAAAGGAATTGGAAACTTGACTCAACTTATAGAGATCTATCTTGGATACAACGAACTACAAG gagaaattccAATAGAGCTTGGCAATCTTGCGAAACTGGAGATATTATCACTGCCAAATGGTAACTTAACAG GAGCCATTCcgaaagaaattggaaacttgactCAACTTAGAGAGATCTATCTTGGATACAACAAACTACAAG gagaaattccAATAGAGCTTGGCAATCTTGCGAAATTGGTGATATTATCACTGCCAAATGGTAACTTAACAG GAGCCATTCcgaaagaaattggaaacttgactCAACTTAGAGAGATCTATCTTGGATACAACAAACTACAAG gagaaattccAAGAGAGCTTGGCAATCTTGCGAAACTGGAGACATTATCACTACAAAATTGTAACTTAGCGG GTGAGATACTGTCTGTGTTAAACTAG
- the LOC123227315 gene encoding leucine-rich repeat receptor protein kinase EMS1-like isoform X8 yields the protein MYSHMSTSPHSTNLSCALMEKYQFLSILLAFSVHFLTLPFVHAQVTDIFTDKQALLALKARISHDPSNLLARNWSTSSSVCHWMGITCGARHLRVTGLNISNLGLTATLPPQLGNLSFLASLDIRHNSFYGSLPEEYAQLHRLEYLLLSFNSLSGELPSSIFDNLPNLLLLYLHSNMFKGKIPSTLSRCRSLQKLSLSLNNFTGVIPKEMGNLTQLREIYLAYNKLQGAIPKEIGNLTQVREIYLGYNELQGEIPIELGNLAKLEILSLPNGSLTGAIPKEIGNLTQVKEIYLGYNKLQAEIPIELGNLAKLEILSLLNGNFTGAIPKEIGNLTQLREIYLGYNELQGEIPIELGNLAKLEILSLPNGSLTGAIPKGIGNLTQLREIYLGYNELQGEIPIELGNLAKLEILSLPNGNLTGAIPKEIGNLTQLREIYLGYNKLQAEIPIELGNLAKLEILSLLNGNFTGAIPKEIGNLTQLKEIYLGYNELQGEIPIELGNLAKLEILSLPNGSLTGAIPKGIGNLTQLIEIYLGYNELQGEIPIELGNLAKLEILSLPNGNLTGAIPKEIGNLTQLREIYLGYNKLQGEIPIELGNLAKLVILSLPNGNLTGAILKEIGNLTQVREIYLGYNKLQGEIPIELGNLVKLEILSLPNGNLIGAIPKEIGNLTQLREIYLGYNKLQGEIPRELGNLAKLETLSLQNCNLAGEILSVLN from the exons ATGTACTCACACATGTCAACAAGCCCACACTCGACAAATCTAAGTTGTGCTCTCATGGAGAAATATCAATTTCTCAGCATTTTGTTAGCTTTCTCAGTTCATTTTTTGACACTTCCCTTCGTTCATGCACAAGTAACCGACATTTTCACGGACAAACAAGCTCTTCTTGCCCTGAAAGCTCGTATAAGCCATGATCCAAGCAATTTGTTGGCACGCAATTGGTCCACAAGTTCCTCTGTTTGTCACTGGATGGGCATAACTTGTGGTGCTCGTCACCTTCGAGTAACAGGtttgaatatatcaaacttGGGTCTCACTGCCACCCTTCCTCCTCAACTGGGAAATCTATCTTTCCTTGCTAGTCTAGACATCAGACACAACAGCTTTTATGGCTCTCTCCCGGAGGAATACGCTCAGTTACATCGACTGGAATACCTTCTTTTGAGTTTTAATAGCTTATCGGGCGAACTCCCATCTAGTATTTTTGATAATCTTCCCAATTTGCTGTTGCTTTATTTGCATTCTAACATGTTCAAGGGAAAAATTCCATCGACCTTATCAAGATGCAGAAGCTTACAAAAATTATCCTTGTCACTCAATAATTTCACAGGAGTCATTCCGAAAGAAATGGGAAACTTGACCCAACTTAGAGAGATCTATCTTGCATACAACAAACTACAAG GAGCCATTCcgaaagaaattggaaacttgactCAAGTTAGAGAGATCTATCTTGGATACAATGAACTACAGG gagaaattccAATAGAACTTGGCAATCTTGCGAAACTAGAGATATTATCACTGCCAAATGGTAGTTTAACAG GAGCCATTCcgaaagaaattggaaacttgactCAAGTTAAAGAGATCTATCTTGGATACAACAAACTACAAG CAGAAATTCCAATAGAGCTTGGCAATCTTGCGAAACTGGAGATATTATCACTGCTAAATGGTAACTTCACAG GAGCCATTCcgaaagaaattggaaacttgactCAACTTAGAGAGATCTATCTTGGATACAATGAACTACAAG gagaaattccAATAGAACTTGGCAATCTTGCGAAACTGGAGATATTATCACTGCCAAATGGTAGTTTAACAG GAGCCATTCCGAAAGGAATTGGAAACTTGACTCAACTTAGAGAGATCTATCTTGGATACAACGAACTACAAG gagaaattccAATAGAGCTTGGCAATCTTGCGAAACTGGAGATATTATCACTGCCAAATGGTAACTTAACAG GAGCCATTCcgaaagaaattggaaacttgactCAACTTAGAGAGATCTATCTTGGATACAACAAACTACAAG CAGAAATTCCAATAGAGCTTGGCAATCTTGCGAAACTGGAGATATTATCACTGCTAAATGGTAACTTCACAG GAGCCATTCcgaaagaaattggaaacttgactCAACTTAAAGAGATCTATCTTGGATACAATGAACTACAAG gagaaattccAATAGAACTTGGCAATCTTGCGAAACTGGAGATATTATCACTGCCAAATGGTAGTTTAACAG GGGCCATTCCGAAAGGAATTGGAAACTTGACTCAACTTATAGAGATCTATCTTGGATACAACGAACTACAAG gagaaattccAATAGAGCTTGGCAATCTTGCGAAACTGGAGATATTATCACTGCCAAATGGTAACTTAACAG GAGCCATTCcgaaagaaattggaaacttgactCAACTTAGAGAGATCTATCTTGGATACAACAAACTACAAG gagaaattccAATAGAGCTTGGCAATCTTGCGAAATTGGTGATATTATCACTGCCAAATGGTAACTTAACAG GAGCCATTCtgaaagaaattggaaacttgactCAAGTTAGAGAGATCTATCTTGGATACAACAAACTACAAG gagaaattccAATAGAGCTTGGCAATCTTGTGAAATTGGAGATATTATCATTGCCAAATGGTAACTTAATAG GAGCCATTCcgaaagaaattggaaacttgactCAACTTAGAGAGATCTATCTTGGATACAACAAACTACAAG gagaaattccAAGAGAGCTTGGCAATCTTGCGAAACTGGAGACATTATCACTACAAAATTGTAACTTAGCGG GTGAGATACTGTCTGTGTTAAACTAG
- the LOC123227315 gene encoding probable leucine-rich repeat receptor-like protein kinase At5g63930 isoform X15 has protein sequence MYSHMSTSPHSTNLSCALMEKYQFLSILLAFSVHFLTLPFVHAQVTDIFTDKQALLALKARISHDPSNLLARNWSTSSSVCHWMGITCGARHLRVTGLNISNLGLTATLPPQLGNLSFLASLDIRHNSFYGSLPEEYAQLHRLEYLLLSFNSLSGELPSSIFDNLPNLLLLYLHSNMFKGKIPSTLSRCRSLQKLSLSLNNFTGVIPKEMGNLTQLREIYLAYNKLQGAIPKEIGNLTQVREIYLGYNELQGEIPIELGNLAKLEILSLPNGSLTGAIPKEIGNLTQVKEIYLGYNKLQAEIPIELGNLAKLEILSLLNGNFTGAIPKEIGNLTQLREIYLGYNELQGEIPIELGNLAKLEILSLPNGSLTGAIPKGIGNLTQLREIYLGYNELQGEIPIELGNLAKLEILSLPNGNLTGAIPKEIGNLTQLREIYLGYNKLQGEIPIELGNLAKLEILSLPNGNLTGAIPKEIGNLTQLREIYLGYNKLQGEIPIELGNLAKLVILSLPNGNLTGAILKEIGNLTQVREIYLGYNKLQGEIPIELGNLVKLEILSLPNGNLIGAIPKEIGNLTQLREIYLGYNKLQGEIPRELGNLAKLETLSLQNCNLAGEILSVLN, from the exons ATGTACTCACACATGTCAACAAGCCCACACTCGACAAATCTAAGTTGTGCTCTCATGGAGAAATATCAATTTCTCAGCATTTTGTTAGCTTTCTCAGTTCATTTTTTGACACTTCCCTTCGTTCATGCACAAGTAACCGACATTTTCACGGACAAACAAGCTCTTCTTGCCCTGAAAGCTCGTATAAGCCATGATCCAAGCAATTTGTTGGCACGCAATTGGTCCACAAGTTCCTCTGTTTGTCACTGGATGGGCATAACTTGTGGTGCTCGTCACCTTCGAGTAACAGGtttgaatatatcaaacttGGGTCTCACTGCCACCCTTCCTCCTCAACTGGGAAATCTATCTTTCCTTGCTAGTCTAGACATCAGACACAACAGCTTTTATGGCTCTCTCCCGGAGGAATACGCTCAGTTACATCGACTGGAATACCTTCTTTTGAGTTTTAATAGCTTATCGGGCGAACTCCCATCTAGTATTTTTGATAATCTTCCCAATTTGCTGTTGCTTTATTTGCATTCTAACATGTTCAAGGGAAAAATTCCATCGACCTTATCAAGATGCAGAAGCTTACAAAAATTATCCTTGTCACTCAATAATTTCACAGGAGTCATTCCGAAAGAAATGGGAAACTTGACCCAACTTAGAGAGATCTATCTTGCATACAACAAACTACAAG GAGCCATTCcgaaagaaattggaaacttgactCAAGTTAGAGAGATCTATCTTGGATACAATGAACTACAGG gagaaattccAATAGAACTTGGCAATCTTGCGAAACTAGAGATATTATCACTGCCAAATGGTAGTTTAACAG GAGCCATTCcgaaagaaattggaaacttgactCAAGTTAAAGAGATCTATCTTGGATACAACAAACTACAAG CAGAAATTCCAATAGAGCTTGGCAATCTTGCGAAACTGGAGATATTATCACTGCTAAATGGTAACTTCACAG GAGCCATTCcgaaagaaattggaaacttgactCAACTTAGAGAGATCTATCTTGGATACAATGAACTACAAG gagaaattccAATAGAACTTGGCAATCTTGCGAAACTGGAGATATTATCACTGCCAAATGGTAGTTTAACAG GAGCCATTCCGAAAGGAATTGGAAACTTGACTCAACTTAGAGAGATCTATCTTGGATACAACGAACTACAAG gagaaattccAATAGAGCTTGGCAATCTTGCGAAACTGGAGATATTATCACTGCCAAATGGTAACTTAACAG GAGCCATTCcgaaagaaattggaaacttgactCAACTTAGAGAGATCTATCTTGGATACAACAAACTACAAG gagaaattccAATAGAGCTTGGCAATCTTGCGAAACTGGAGATATTATCACTGCCAAATGGTAACTTAACAG GAGCCATTCcgaaagaaattggaaacttgactCAACTTAGAGAGATCTATCTTGGATACAACAAACTACAAG gagaaattccAATAGAGCTTGGCAATCTTGCGAAATTGGTGATATTATCACTGCCAAATGGTAACTTAACAG GAGCCATTCtgaaagaaattggaaacttgactCAAGTTAGAGAGATCTATCTTGGATACAACAAACTACAAG gagaaattccAATAGAGCTTGGCAATCTTGTGAAATTGGAGATATTATCATTGCCAAATGGTAACTTAATAG GAGCCATTCcgaaagaaattggaaacttgactCAACTTAGAGAGATCTATCTTGGATACAACAAACTACAAG gagaaattccAAGAGAGCTTGGCAATCTTGCGAAACTGGAGACATTATCACTACAAAATTGTAACTTAGCGG GTGAGATACTGTCTGTGTTAAACTAG
- the LOC123227315 gene encoding LRR receptor-like serine/threonine-protein kinase GSO1 isoform X3: MYSHMSTSPHSTNLSCALMEKYQFLSILLAFSVHFLTLPFVHAQVTDIFTDKQALLALKARISHDPSNLLARNWSTSSSVCHWMGITCGARHLRVTGLNISNLGLTATLPPQLGNLSFLASLDIRHNSFYGSLPEEYAQLHRLEYLLLSFNSLSGELPSSIFDNLPNLLLLYLHSNMFKGKIPSTLSRCRSLQKLSLSLNNFTGVIPKEMGNLTQLREIYLAYNKLQGAIPKEIGNLTQVREIYLGYNELQGEIPIELGNLAKLEILSLPNGSLTGAIPKEIGNLTQVKEIYLGYNKLQAEIPIELGNLAKLEILSLLNGNFTGAIPKEIGNLTQLREIYLGYNELQGEIPIELGNLAKLEILSLPNGSLTGAIPKGIGNLTQLREIYLGYNELQGEIPIELGNLAKLEILSLPNGNLTGAIPKEIGNLTQLREIYLGYNKLQGEIPIELGNLAKLEILSLPNGNLTGAIPKEIGNLTQVKEIYLGYNKLQEIPIELGNLAKLEILSLLNGNFTGAIPKEIGNLTQLKEIYLGYNELQGEIPIELGNLAKLEILSLPNGSLTGAIPKGIGNLTQLIEIYLGYNELQGEIPIELGNLAKLEILSLPNGNLTGAIPKEIGNLTQLREIYLGYNKLQGEIPIELGNLAKLVILSLPNGNLTGAILKEIGNLTQVREIYLGYNKLQGEIPIELGNLVKLEILSLPNGNLIGAIPKEIGNLTQLREIYLGYNKLQGEIPRELGNLAKLETLSLQNCNLAGEILSVLN; encoded by the exons ATGTACTCACACATGTCAACAAGCCCACACTCGACAAATCTAAGTTGTGCTCTCATGGAGAAATATCAATTTCTCAGCATTTTGTTAGCTTTCTCAGTTCATTTTTTGACACTTCCCTTCGTTCATGCACAAGTAACCGACATTTTCACGGACAAACAAGCTCTTCTTGCCCTGAAAGCTCGTATAAGCCATGATCCAAGCAATTTGTTGGCACGCAATTGGTCCACAAGTTCCTCTGTTTGTCACTGGATGGGCATAACTTGTGGTGCTCGTCACCTTCGAGTAACAGGtttgaatatatcaaacttGGGTCTCACTGCCACCCTTCCTCCTCAACTGGGAAATCTATCTTTCCTTGCTAGTCTAGACATCAGACACAACAGCTTTTATGGCTCTCTCCCGGAGGAATACGCTCAGTTACATCGACTGGAATACCTTCTTTTGAGTTTTAATAGCTTATCGGGCGAACTCCCATCTAGTATTTTTGATAATCTTCCCAATTTGCTGTTGCTTTATTTGCATTCTAACATGTTCAAGGGAAAAATTCCATCGACCTTATCAAGATGCAGAAGCTTACAAAAATTATCCTTGTCACTCAATAATTTCACAGGAGTCATTCCGAAAGAAATGGGAAACTTGACCCAACTTAGAGAGATCTATCTTGCATACAACAAACTACAAG GAGCCATTCcgaaagaaattggaaacttgactCAAGTTAGAGAGATCTATCTTGGATACAATGAACTACAGG gagaaattccAATAGAACTTGGCAATCTTGCGAAACTAGAGATATTATCACTGCCAAATGGTAGTTTAACAG GAGCCATTCcgaaagaaattggaaacttgactCAAGTTAAAGAGATCTATCTTGGATACAACAAACTACAAG CAGAAATTCCAATAGAGCTTGGCAATCTTGCGAAACTGGAGATATTATCACTGCTAAATGGTAACTTCACAG GAGCCATTCcgaaagaaattggaaacttgactCAACTTAGAGAGATCTATCTTGGATACAATGAACTACAAG gagaaattccAATAGAACTTGGCAATCTTGCGAAACTGGAGATATTATCACTGCCAAATGGTAGTTTAACAG GAGCCATTCCGAAAGGAATTGGAAACTTGACTCAACTTAGAGAGATCTATCTTGGATACAACGAACTACAAG gagaaattccAATAGAGCTTGGCAATCTTGCGAAACTGGAGATATTATCACTGCCAAATGGTAACTTAACAG GAGCCATTCcgaaagaaattggaaacttgactCAACTTAGAGAGATCTATCTTGGATACAACAAACTACAAG gagaaattccAATAGAGCTTGGAAATCTTGCGAAACTGGAGATATTATCACTGCCAAATGGTAACTTAACAG GAGCCATTCcgaaagaaattggaaacttgactCAAGTTAAAGAGATCTATCTTGGATACAACAAACTACAAG AAATTCCAATAGAGCTTGGCAATCTTGCGAAACTGGAGATATTATCACTGCTAAATGGTAACTTCACAG GAGCCATTCcgaaagaaattggaaacttgactCAACTTAAAGAGATCTATCTTGGATACAATGAACTACAAG gagaaattccAATAGAACTTGGCAATCTTGCGAAACTGGAGATATTATCACTGCCAAATGGTAGTTTAACAG GGGCCATTCCGAAAGGAATTGGAAACTTGACTCAACTTATAGAGATCTATCTTGGATACAACGAACTACAAG gagaaattccAATAGAGCTTGGCAATCTTGCGAAACTGGAGATATTATCACTGCCAAATGGTAACTTAACAG GAGCCATTCcgaaagaaattggaaacttgactCAACTTAGAGAGATCTATCTTGGATACAACAAACTACAAG gagaaattccAATAGAGCTTGGCAATCTTGCGAAATTGGTGATATTATCACTGCCAAATGGTAACTTAACAG GAGCCATTCtgaaagaaattggaaacttgactCAAGTTAGAGAGATCTATCTTGGATACAACAAACTACAAG gagaaattccAATAGAGCTTGGCAATCTTGTGAAATTGGAGATATTATCATTGCCAAATGGTAACTTAATAG GAGCCATTCcgaaagaaattggaaacttgactCAACTTAGAGAGATCTATCTTGGATACAACAAACTACAAG gagaaattccAAGAGAGCTTGGCAATCTTGCGAAACTGGAGACATTATCACTACAAAATTGTAACTTAGCGG GTGAGATACTGTCTGTGTTAAACTAG
- the LOC123227315 gene encoding leucine-rich repeat receptor protein kinase EMS1-like isoform X2, whose translation MYSHMSTSPHSTNLSCALMEKYQFLSILLAFSVHFLTLPFVHAQVTDIFTDKQALLALKARISHDPSNLLARNWSTSSSVCHWMGITCGARHLRVTGLNISNLGLTATLPPQLGNLSFLASLDIRHNSFYGSLPEEYAQLHRLEYLLLSFNSLSGELPSSIFDNLPNLLLLYLHSNMFKGKIPSTLSRCRSLQKLSLSLNNFTGVIPKEMGNLTQLREIYLAYNKLQGAIPKEIGNLTQVREIYLGYNELQGEIPIELGNLAKLEILSLPNGSLTGAIPKEIGNLTQVKEIYLGYNKLQAEIPIELGNLAKLEILSLLNGNFTGAIPKEIGNLTQLREIYLGYNELQGEIPIELGNLAKLEILSLPNGSLTGAIPKGIGNLTQLREIYLGYNELQGEIPIELGNLAKLEILSLPNGNLTGAIPKEIGNLTQLREIYLGYNKLQGEIPIELGNLAKLEILSLPNGNLTGAIPKEIGNLTQVKEIYLGYNKLQAEIPIELGNLAKLEILSLLNGNFTGAIPKEIGNLTQLKEIYLGYNELQGEIPIELGNLAKLEILSLPNGSLTGAIPKGIGNLTQLIEIYLGYNELQGEIPIELGNLAKLEILSLPNGNLTGAIPKEIGNLTQLREIYLGYNKLQGEIPIELGNLAKLVILSLPNGNLTGAILKEIGNLTQVREIYLGYNKLQGEIPIELGNLVKLEILSLPNGNLIGAIPKEIGNLTQLREIYLGYNKLQEIPRELGNLAKLETLSLQNCNLAGEILSVLN comes from the exons ATGTACTCACACATGTCAACAAGCCCACACTCGACAAATCTAAGTTGTGCTCTCATGGAGAAATATCAATTTCTCAGCATTTTGTTAGCTTTCTCAGTTCATTTTTTGACACTTCCCTTCGTTCATGCACAAGTAACCGACATTTTCACGGACAAACAAGCTCTTCTTGCCCTGAAAGCTCGTATAAGCCATGATCCAAGCAATTTGTTGGCACGCAATTGGTCCACAAGTTCCTCTGTTTGTCACTGGATGGGCATAACTTGTGGTGCTCGTCACCTTCGAGTAACAGGtttgaatatatcaaacttGGGTCTCACTGCCACCCTTCCTCCTCAACTGGGAAATCTATCTTTCCTTGCTAGTCTAGACATCAGACACAACAGCTTTTATGGCTCTCTCCCGGAGGAATACGCTCAGTTACATCGACTGGAATACCTTCTTTTGAGTTTTAATAGCTTATCGGGCGAACTCCCATCTAGTATTTTTGATAATCTTCCCAATTTGCTGTTGCTTTATTTGCATTCTAACATGTTCAAGGGAAAAATTCCATCGACCTTATCAAGATGCAGAAGCTTACAAAAATTATCCTTGTCACTCAATAATTTCACAGGAGTCATTCCGAAAGAAATGGGAAACTTGACCCAACTTAGAGAGATCTATCTTGCATACAACAAACTACAAG GAGCCATTCcgaaagaaattggaaacttgactCAAGTTAGAGAGATCTATCTTGGATACAATGAACTACAGG gagaaattccAATAGAACTTGGCAATCTTGCGAAACTAGAGATATTATCACTGCCAAATGGTAGTTTAACAG GAGCCATTCcgaaagaaattggaaacttgactCAAGTTAAAGAGATCTATCTTGGATACAACAAACTACAAG CAGAAATTCCAATAGAGCTTGGCAATCTTGCGAAACTGGAGATATTATCACTGCTAAATGGTAACTTCACAG GAGCCATTCcgaaagaaattggaaacttgactCAACTTAGAGAGATCTATCTTGGATACAATGAACTACAAG gagaaattccAATAGAACTTGGCAATCTTGCGAAACTGGAGATATTATCACTGCCAAATGGTAGTTTAACAG GAGCCATTCCGAAAGGAATTGGAAACTTGACTCAACTTAGAGAGATCTATCTTGGATACAACGAACTACAAG gagaaattccAATAGAGCTTGGCAATCTTGCGAAACTGGAGATATTATCACTGCCAAATGGTAACTTAACAG GAGCCATTCcgaaagaaattggaaacttgactCAACTTAGAGAGATCTATCTTGGATACAACAAACTACAAG gagaaattccAATAGAGCTTGGAAATCTTGCGAAACTGGAGATATTATCACTGCCAAATGGTAACTTAACAG GAGCCATTCcgaaagaaattggaaacttgactCAAGTTAAAGAGATCTATCTTGGATACAACAAACTACAAG CAGAAATTCCAATAGAGCTTGGCAATCTTGCGAAACTGGAGATATTATCACTGCTAAATGGTAACTTCACAG GAGCCATTCcgaaagaaattggaaacttgactCAACTTAAAGAGATCTATCTTGGATACAATGAACTACAAG gagaaattccAATAGAACTTGGCAATCTTGCGAAACTGGAGATATTATCACTGCCAAATGGTAGTTTAACAG GGGCCATTCCGAAAGGAATTGGAAACTTGACTCAACTTATAGAGATCTATCTTGGATACAACGAACTACAAG gagaaattccAATAGAGCTTGGCAATCTTGCGAAACTGGAGATATTATCACTGCCAAATGGTAACTTAACAG GAGCCATTCcgaaagaaattggaaacttgactCAACTTAGAGAGATCTATCTTGGATACAACAAACTACAAG gagaaattccAATAGAGCTTGGCAATCTTGCGAAATTGGTGATATTATCACTGCCAAATGGTAACTTAACAG GAGCCATTCtgaaagaaattggaaacttgactCAAGTTAGAGAGATCTATCTTGGATACAACAAACTACAAG gagaaattccAATAGAGCTTGGCAATCTTGTGAAATTGGAGATATTATCATTGCCAAATGGTAACTTAATAG GAGCCATTCcgaaagaaattggaaacttgactCAACTTAGAGAGATCTATCTTGGATACAACAAACTACAAG aaattccAAGAGAGCTTGGCAATCTTGCGAAACTGGAGACATTATCACTACAAAATTGTAACTTAGCGG GTGAGATACTGTCTGTGTTAAACTAG